Genomic DNA from Alkalihalobacterium alkalinitrilicum:
GTGGACTTTGAAATCCCCGTTATTCTGCTAACGGCAAAGGGCCAGCTCGAAGACAAAGAACGTGGCTTTTTATCGGGTTCCGAGGATTATATCGTCAAGCCCTTCGAGGTGAAGGAACTTCTATTTCGAGTCGCGGTCGTTCTACGCCGTTTTAAACGAGCGATGGATACCGTCATTAAAGTCGGAAACCTCATGATTAATCGAAAAAATTTCGAAGTGATTATCAATGATAAAAACATTCTGTTACCTTTAAAGGAGTTTGAAATTCTAAGTTTGTTAGCCAATCGCATAAATAAAATTACACAAAGAGCCGAACTCATCGAACAAGTGTGGGGCGTCGATTATGAAGGAAGCGAACAAACATTAAATACGCATATTAACCGTATTCGCGAACGGTTAAAAAAATACGCGGCTTCAGTCGAAATTCAAACGGTTCGGGGCATCGGTTATAAGTTAGAGGTCACAAAATGAAAACTCTATACCAAAAATTCATAGTGGCGACACTATTGATTTTAACAATTAGTATTACGATCGGATTTATTCTAGCGAATGCAATCTACATGACTTCGACGAAGCAAAAAATTGATCAACAAAATGTAGAGATTGCGACAGAAATTGCTTCTAACCTTGTCAGCTTGCATGCTCATAGTTCTTCTTTTGAACATTACTTAGAATCAATTGGAAATCTAGGCTATCAAATTTATGTGCTCAATAAAGCAGGAGAAGAATTTTATTTCGGCGAGCCTTTTAAGAAAACAGAAGTTCCCGATGAAGCGATGAAGGTACTAGAGGATCAGGAAATTTATCATGGAATGAATGAGTTCGCAGATGAGATGCTGATGATGGGGCATTTCTCCAATGATGTTAAAAATACAGTTGGGGTGCCCTTTACGATGAATGGACAACAATACGGATTATTTTTGCGTCCAGATAATAAGTTGCTATTTTCCGATATTCATATCATTTTCGCTTGTTTTATTGTCGCGATTACCATCGTGAGTGTGAGTGGTGTGATTTGGTTTACCAAACGTCTCATCCAACCGATTACGAAGTTAACCGAGGCGACCCAAGAAATTACCCGAGAGAATTTCAATTACTCATTAAAGGTGGAACGTCATGATGAAATCGGACAATTAGTTGAAAGCTTCAACACGATGCAGAAGCAATTACAGCATAATGACGAAGCACGTAAATCGTTCATTAGCAATGTATCTCATGATTTTCAATCGCCCCTGATGAATATACAAGGCTACGCAGAGCTTTTAAGGGCGGATGGAGTATCGGAGCAAGATCGCCGCGAATACTTAGAAATCATCGATTATGAATCGAAACGGCTATCGAATTTAACGAAGCAGCTCATGCTTTTAACATCGCTTGATCAAAAGGCGTATCCGATGAAATTTTCTGATGTCAGGCTCGATGAACAAATGAAACAAACAATCCGAAGATATCAATGGCGACTTGAAGAAAAGGAAATTGAAGTATCTTATCAGTTACCACCGATACAGATGAAGGCGGATGCTGAACTAATGAGCAACGTTTGGGACAATTTATTAACCAATGCAATCAAGTACAATGAGCATGGAGGAAGCATTTGGATTAGCTTAACAAAATCTGAAGCCGAACTAACGATCATTTTCAAAGATACGGGAATCGGTTTGACCGAAGAAGACACCACTCAAATTTTCGACCGATTTTTCCGTGTCGATTCGTCAAGAAAAAAAGACGGGACAGGACTCGGTTTAGCGATTGTCAAACAAATTATTGAATTGCACGGTGGAGAAATTAAAGTGGATAGTCAGGTAGGAGAAGGCACGACATTCACGATTATATTTCCAAATATAAATTGAAAAGTGGGGGAATGAAAAATGGAACAAATTTGGAGTATACGTTTAATACGATTTGCAGCGATCTTCGGTATTATCGGTACCTTTATCGGCTCGCAAATGTCAGGCAGTATGGATTATTCGATGCGACCGATTCATGCTCATAGTTTATTAGTAGGCTGGCTTTCTGTGTTTGCTTGGGGAATCTTCTATAAAGTATTTCAAGTGAAATACAAAAAACTCGTACCAATCCATAGTATCTTTGGGATGGCAGGGGCTGTCGGATTGACATTAGGAATGTGGATGTACTATTTCAACCCATTAGGTTTGAACCAGACGTTTGTTATGGTCTTTTATATCGTCGGTGGAACGTTCTTGTTACTAGCGTTTTTACTATTCGTGTTCATTACGTTTATGATTGAAAAGCAGGGAAGTAGGTAATCAGAGGGAATTGGGCATTGAAGTGTGCAGAATAATAGTTTGATGTTAATGAAGTTAAGATTTAACGGTGAGGCGATGTAAAATCGAATAAGTTAGGGACCTGTCCCTCACCTTGTTAAAGCATTAACTCGGTGGGGGACAGGTCCCTTTTCCAAAAGAAATACCAAGCGTTAAAATTAAAATTTCTAATATAAAAAAATAAATTTCATTTTACTCGACCTCTCTACCATCACTTTTTGTTGCAAATGCAACAAAGTTAGGCTAAATTTAATACACGTCATTTTTATTGTATATGCAACTAAAAATATGTACTAAGGAGTTAATATGAAGGAAATTCTTCGTGAAATTGGAATGATAGCAAGAGCATTAGATTCTATAAGTAATATAGAATTTAAAGAATATGACCTTACAAAAGGGCAGTATTTGTACCTTGTGCGAATATGTGAAAACCCAGGAATCATTCAAGAAAAGTTAGCTGAGGTGATAAAAGTAGACCGAACAACAACGGCCCGTGCTATAAAAAAACTTGAAATGAATGGCTTTATTGAAAAGAAAGAAGATCAACATAACAAAAAAATTAAAAAACTCTTTCCAACATACAAAGGGAAACATGTTTATCCTTTAATAAAAAGAGAAAATGATTATTCGAATCGTGTCGCATTAGCGGGATTTTCTGAAAGTGAAGCAGAAAGCCTTTTCCATCATCTTCAAAGAGTTAGAAAAAATATCGAAAAAGACTGGGAGTTAGTAAAAAAAGGGAACAAGAGAAACTATTAATCATATAAAGGAGCGAACAGATTAAAATGACTATAACTATAAAAAAGTGCACATTTGAAGATTTACGTAAACTACAAGAAATTAGTTGTGAAACATTTAATGATACATTTAAAGATCAGAATTCACCTGAGAATATGAAAGCCTATCTGGAAAGAGCATTTAACATAAAACAGCTGGAAAAGGAATTATCTAATAGTTCTTCGGAATTCTTTTTTGTTTATCTTAAAAATGAAGTCGCTGGATATTTTAAGGTCAATACCAATGATGCTCAGTCTGAACCAATGGGCGAGGAAACACTTGAAATTGAGAGGATTTATATAAAGAACAACTTTCAAAAACATGGGCTTGGTAAATATTTGCTAAATAAAGCAATGGAAATTGCAATGGAACAAAGTAAAAAGAAAGTCTGGCTTGGTGTGTGGGAAAATAATGAAAATGCTATTGTGTTTTATAAGAAAATGGGGTTTGTTCACACTGGGTCCCACTCTTTTTATATGGGTGATGAAGAACAAATGGACCTTATAATGACCAAAACACTCTTATAATTTTATTGAAAGGTGGATTAGTATGTATATTCCTTCACATTTTAAAATCACAGATGAATCAATTGCTTACAACATTATGAAAGAACATAGTTTTGCGACTCTTTTTTCTGGGCACAATGGAATGCCATTTGCAACTCATTTACCGCTAATTTTGAATAAGGAGAATACATATTTATATGGACACTTTGCTCGTCCTAATCCGCAGTGGAAAGATATCAAAAATCAAACCGTTCTAGCTGTTTTCCATGGTCCTCATTGTTATATCTCCCCATCTTGGTATGAGACCAATAAAGCGGTACCAACATGGAATTACGTGACAGTTCATGTTTATGGAGAAGTCGAGCTTTTAGAGGACGAAAATGAGTTAATGGATTCCTTACAAGAAATGGTATGGAAATATGAAGCTTCTGACAGTTCATACAGATTGCAGGATGTAGATGCTGAGTTTCTCGCTGGTATGAACAAAGGAGTTCAAGGTTTTAAAATAAAAATTAATAAGATAGAAGGAAAAGCTAAGTTAAGTCAAAACCATTCATTACAGCGACAAGAGCTAGTTATTAACAAACTAGAACAATTTTCAAATACAGATGAGCAACAGATTTCTTCATTAATGAAGGCAAATTTAGAAAAGTAATGGTTTTAGGTTACGAACAGAGAGCATTCGCCTAACTGAGGATATAGCTATTAAATGTCAAATGATTGATAAGATTTTTACAAAAAAATCAATTAAAAGGTAGTGGAGAATTTGAAAGAAAATAAAGTGAAAAAGGTAGCAGTTTGCTGGAGTGGTGGGAAAGACTGTTGTCTTGCTTTGTATCGCGTACTAAAAGAAAACCATGATATTATTTGTTTATTATCCATGGTTTCCGAAAAAGATGCTCGAAATCACGCACATGGTATACAATTAGAAATTTTAAAATTACAAGCTGACGCATTGGGATTACCTCTAATTTTAGTAGATTCAGCAGGTGAATATGAGTTGTCATTAAAAAGGTCACTTGCACTTTTAAAAGAGAAATCTGGAGTAGAAGCAATTGTATTTGGGAGTTTGTACTCGAAAGAAGATAGAAAGTGGAATGAGGAAGTAGCATATGAAATTGGAATTGAGCCTATGTTCCCTGTATGGATTTCGCAAAAACACTCTTCCAAACTTCTTTATGAATTTATATCATTAGGTTTTCATTCTGTAGTTTGTAGGGCGTCTAATAAGTATTTTGACCAAAAATGGGCTGGTAGATATCTTGATTTGAGCTTTTATGATGAGATCCATCAAACAGGTAGTTGCGTTATGGGAGAATTAGGAGAGTACCATACTTTTGTTTTAGACGGTCCGATTTTTCATAAAAAAATCGATATAACTAAATCAAGTGTTGTTTTAAATTCTGGATTATGGTCTTTGGATATTATAACATGCGAATTAGTGAACAAAACAATATAGGTTTAATCATTACCTTATATTGACTGTAATATTGAATAACTTCTTGAAATTAACGAAGGCTCGTTAGTTTAGAAGCTGTTGTAATCACGTCCTTCTGTTATTGAAGTAACGGAGGATAGTTGAACAAAGCGAAATGAGGAGAGTATTGATTTGAAATCTAAAAAAACATGGAGGAATAATTAGTGAAGTACAAAATGAAAAAGAAGGACTTAATAACTAAAGAGGTAAGCTAATTAAGGATTGGGGGAATTCGGATGGAATATATTTGGTTAGCTATGGGTATTGCCATAGCAGGATATTTAATTGGGGATGGATTAAAAAATTTTAAAAATCCAAATTCAAAAAATATATTAGATTCGTTAGATGAAAGTGATGACCACGAATTAATTAAAGAGAATGAGGTTCATCATTTTATAGGTATTTCTAAGGAAGATGCAAAAAATATGGTTAGTGAACACCCAAATATTCCACACATTATAATAAACAATAAGATATATTACCCAAAAGCTAAATTGCGTGAATGGTTAATGAAAATAGGAAATTAATTCTTTTCTCAAAGAGATTAGTAGTTTCCACTAACGTGTAGCATTAGATTAGCAATTGTCACAACGCCAGCTCCAACTGATGTTGATGTAACGAGGTTAATTTAACAACTAGGAATTACTTTATTATAAAATTATACATAGATTAATTGGTTAAAGGAGAAAATAATGGACATTAGAATTTTAAATTCAATAGAAGATGCAGAAAAATATCGTAGTATTAGACTTGAAGCTCTAAAAAATACACCTGAAGCATTCGCTTCCAGTTATGAAGAAGAAAAAGACTTTTCAATTGAAGAATTTAAGAACAAGTTTCAATCGAAAGCCTCTTTTACCTACGGAGCTTTTGATAACGGAGAACTTGTAGGAATTATAACTTTATATCAAGAAAATTTAAATAAACTACGACATAGAGCACATATTGGAGCAATGTACGTTTCTCCCTTCAAAAGGGATTTAGGAATTGGGAAGGCTTTAATGGAAGAAGCAATAGAGAAAGCAAAAAGTATAGAGGATTTGGAACAGGTATATTTAGCGGTGGTTTCAACAAATAAATCAGCAAAAAAACTGTATTCATTATTGGGATTTGAAGTTTTTGGTACAGAAAAGAAAGGTTTAAAGTTAGAAAAAAATATTTATTATGATGTAGACTTCATGATTTTATATTTATAAGTGTTATTAAACAAAAGTGTGATAGCTTAATAGAGGTTATCGTTTTTTCTTTATTGAAGTAAAGAGCAGAAGAGTTGAATACCAATAAATATTGTTATAAATGAAGGGTCTGTCCCCTTACCATTAAAGCATTAACTTAATGGGGGGACAGGCCTTATTTTTTGTTTTTCAATTTTAATGATTATTCGGGTGTTTTAGCTTGGATTTGCTACCACGTCTGGAATTGTACTCAGTGCCTTTATTATTATCTCCAGTAGCAACCTCTTGACCAAACTCGGTGTCTAACTTTCCATGGCGACTTGGTGAGCTCTGATTTTGACTGCCGCCTTTATTATTCCGCTTTGTCATCCTTTCCACCTCCTATAGTTTCTTCATTATTATCATTCCAATGATTGCTGGTTTCATTACAGGTTTGTAAAAAAGATGGTTAGTTGTGTGTAAAATGGAAATGACCTATGTTACGGACAAGAAACCGATCAGCGCATGTTCCTTCCGCATTTTTTAAGTTCCTCAACTAGCAGTTGCAAAGCCAGTGGAGTTGTTTTGCATCCGCAAAGCTCGGTACAATTGTTTCTTTTCCTAATCATTAAGTAAATTGAAATTGAAGAAGTGATGAGGGGTAGACAGGTGTCTCCATAAACTGTCTATTTCAAGATGAACAGGTGTCTATTTTGTAAACAGTATTTAATTTAAGCTAAGCAAAAATAGGTTAGAATGGTGTTTTTTATTTTTGGCACGGTATTTGCAAATGTAGAAGTGTAAGGAAAATTCCTTAATAATTATAGTGAAGTTTATTAACTATTATTTTAAAAATATTCTTTTATGGAAAGTTTGAGGAGGACAAAATGGAATTTACACAAGAAGTAGAAATGTTGAGAAAAACTGTTGCTAGTTTTGTAAAAAAAGAAATTGAACCAATTGCTGAACAAATTGACAGAACAGATGAGTTTCCACAAGAAATGTGGCGAAAGTTAGGAGATTTAGGAGTTCTAGGAATAACCATACCTGAAGAGTATGGCGGTGCTAGTATGGGACCAGTCGAACAAGCGGTAGTGACTGAGGAAATAGCCAAGTATAGTGCGGCAATTGCCGTTTCATATGTTGCTCATTCCAACTTATGTGCACATAACCTCTATCATAATGCGAATGAACAACAAAGACAAAAATATATAACAGGGCTTTGTTCTGGTGAGTTAATTGGAGCATTAGGATTAACAGAACCTGGTTCAGGGTCTGATGCAGTCAACATGAAGACCACCGCTAGAAAAGAAGGAGATCATTATATTCTAAATGGGAGTAAAACCTTTATCACAAATGGTCCAATTGCCGATGTATTATTAGTTTACGCAAAAACAGATCCACAAAAAGGAGCTCATGGTATTTCTGCTTTTATAGTTGAAAAAGATTCTCCTGGCTTCTCTGTTTCAAAAAAACTAGAAAAAATGGGAAATAGAGGATCTTCTACTGGCGAATTGATTTTTGATGAATGTAAAGTTCCAAAGGAGAACTTACTCGGTAATGAAAATGCAGGAGTAAAAATTATGATGTCGGGTCTGGATATCGAGAGAGTAATGGTTTCAGCATTATCCCTTGGAATAGGAGAGGGTTCCTTCCGAGAAGCATTGAAATATTCACAAGAAAGAAAACAATTTGGTAAAGAAATAGCCAACTTTCAATTAATACAAGCAAAGCTAGCAGATATGTATACATTGCTAGAAGCGTCAAGGTTAATGACCTATGATGCAGCGATTGAAGCCGCGACGAACAAAAGAATTACTAAAAAGGCAGCAGCTGCAATACTATTCACTGCTGAAACGGCAACAAAAGTTGCATTAGAGGCTGTTCAAATCCATGGAGGTTATGGATATATGTTAGATTACCCAGTCAATAGATATTTACGTGATGCGAAACTATATGAAATTGGTGCAGGAACATCAGAAGTTAGGAGATTAATTATTGCAAGAGAACTTTTAAATGTAAAAACTTTCTAATGTATACCATATGTAACGAAAAGGAAAAATTTGTATTTAACTATTAACAATAAATCAAACGAAGCGTTAAGGATGAAAAGGATAAAGAACGATATAAAATGACTGAAAAATCGCAATATTTTTAAAAGTAATTCAATTATCTAAATAAATGCCGGAGGTTTATTCATGAACTTTCAAAAAATCTTAATCGCTAACAGAGGAGAAATTGCAATTCGAATAATTCGTACATGTAAAAAAATGAGTATTAAAACAGTTGCGATATATTCTGAAGCGGATAAAGACATGCCGTATGTATATGAAGCCGATGAAGCTGTTTTGATTGGGCCGCCACAAGTTAGTTTAAGTTATTTGAACTCCAAAGAAATTCTTTCAGTTGCCAAAAGATTAAAGGTGGATGCGATTCATCCAGGATATGGATTTTTATCTGAAAATGCAGAGTTTAGAAATCTTTGTGAGGAAGAAGGAATTTCATTTATCGGACCGACGAGTGATGTTATTACTTCGATGGGAAGCAAAATTGAAGCAAGAAGAAGAATGAGTGAAGCGAGTGTTCCTGTTGTTCCAGGGTGGAATGAACCAATTCAATCTATGGAAGAAGCTTTAGAAATTGCACAACAAATTGGATATCCTTTAATGCTAAAGGCAAGTGCTGGCGGTGGCGGGATTGGGATGAGTTTAATTCATTCCAAAGAACAGTTGGAAAAAGCATTTGAAACGACCCGAAATCGTTCACAAAATTATTTTGGTAACTCAGAAGTATTTTTAGAAAAATACATTAAT
This window encodes:
- a CDS encoding response regulator transcription factor; amino-acid sequence: MRILVVDDDVYIQQLVSIHLSREGYQVFTANHGEEALSLLEDKTVDIAIVDVMMPKMDGFELTKILSVDFEIPVILLTAKGQLEDKERGFLSGSEDYIVKPFEVKELLFRVAVVLRRFKRAMDTVIKVGNLMINRKNFEVIINDKNILLPLKEFEILSLLANRINKITQRAELIEQVWGVDYEGSEQTLNTHINRIRERLKKYAASVEIQTVRGIGYKLEVTK
- a CDS encoding acyl-CoA dehydrogenase family protein is translated as MEFTQEVEMLRKTVASFVKKEIEPIAEQIDRTDEFPQEMWRKLGDLGVLGITIPEEYGGASMGPVEQAVVTEEIAKYSAAIAVSYVAHSNLCAHNLYHNANEQQRQKYITGLCSGELIGALGLTEPGSGSDAVNMKTTARKEGDHYILNGSKTFITNGPIADVLLVYAKTDPQKGAHGISAFIVEKDSPGFSVSKKLEKMGNRGSSTGELIFDECKVPKENLLGNENAGVKIMMSGLDIERVMVSALSLGIGEGSFREALKYSQERKQFGKEIANFQLIQAKLADMYTLLEASRLMTYDAAIEAATNKRITKKAAAAILFTAETATKVALEAVQIHGGYGYMLDYPVNRYLRDAKLYEIGAGTSEVRRLIIARELLNVKTF
- a CDS encoding MarR family winged helix-turn-helix transcriptional regulator; amino-acid sequence: MKEILREIGMIARALDSISNIEFKEYDLTKGQYLYLVRICENPGIIQEKLAEVIKVDRTTTARAIKKLEMNGFIEKKEDQHNKKIKKLFPTYKGKHVYPLIKRENDYSNRVALAGFSESEAESLFHHLQRVRKNIEKDWELVKKGNKRNY
- a CDS encoding imidazoleglycerol-phosphate dehydratase, producing the protein MTKRNNKGGSQNQSSPSRHGKLDTEFGQEVATGDNNKGTEYNSRRGSKSKLKHPNNH
- a CDS encoding GNAT family N-acetyltransferase, translated to MDIRILNSIEDAEKYRSIRLEALKNTPEAFASSYEEEKDFSIEEFKNKFQSKASFTYGAFDNGELVGIITLYQENLNKLRHRAHIGAMYVSPFKRDLGIGKALMEEAIEKAKSIEDLEQVYLAVVSTNKSAKKLYSLLGFEVFGTEKKGLKLEKNIYYDVDFMILYL
- a CDS encoding diphthine--ammonia ligase gives rise to the protein MKENKVKKVAVCWSGGKDCCLALYRVLKENHDIICLLSMVSEKDARNHAHGIQLEILKLQADALGLPLILVDSAGEYELSLKRSLALLKEKSGVEAIVFGSLYSKEDRKWNEEVAYEIGIEPMFPVWISQKHSSKLLYEFISLGFHSVVCRASNKYFDQKWAGRYLDLSFYDEIHQTGSCVMGELGEYHTFVLDGPIFHKKIDITKSSVVLNSGLWSLDIITCELVNKTI
- a CDS encoding FMN-binding negative transcriptional regulator, whose product is MYIPSHFKITDESIAYNIMKEHSFATLFSGHNGMPFATHLPLILNKENTYLYGHFARPNPQWKDIKNQTVLAVFHGPHCYISPSWYETNKAVPTWNYVTVHVYGEVELLEDENELMDSLQEMVWKYEASDSSYRLQDVDAEFLAGMNKGVQGFKIKINKIEGKAKLSQNHSLQRQELVINKLEQFSNTDEQQISSLMKANLEK
- a CDS encoding HAMP domain-containing sensor histidine kinase produces the protein MKTLYQKFIVATLLILTISITIGFILANAIYMTSTKQKIDQQNVEIATEIASNLVSLHAHSSSFEHYLESIGNLGYQIYVLNKAGEEFYFGEPFKKTEVPDEAMKVLEDQEIYHGMNEFADEMLMMGHFSNDVKNTVGVPFTMNGQQYGLFLRPDNKLLFSDIHIIFACFIVAITIVSVSGVIWFTKRLIQPITKLTEATQEITRENFNYSLKVERHDEIGQLVESFNTMQKQLQHNDEARKSFISNVSHDFQSPLMNIQGYAELLRADGVSEQDRREYLEIIDYESKRLSNLTKQLMLLTSLDQKAYPMKFSDVRLDEQMKQTIRRYQWRLEEKEIEVSYQLPPIQMKADAELMSNVWDNLLTNAIKYNEHGGSIWISLTKSEAELTIIFKDTGIGLTEEDTTQIFDRFFRVDSSRKKDGTGLGLAIVKQIIELHGGEIKVDSQVGEGTTFTIIFPNIN
- a CDS encoding GNAT family N-acetyltransferase, whose protein sequence is MTITIKKCTFEDLRKLQEISCETFNDTFKDQNSPENMKAYLERAFNIKQLEKELSNSSSEFFFVYLKNEVAGYFKVNTNDAQSEPMGEETLEIERIYIKNNFQKHGLGKYLLNKAMEIAMEQSKKKVWLGVWENNENAIVFYKKMGFVHTGSHSFYMGDEEQMDLIMTKTLL
- a CDS encoding DNA-binding protein, with the protein product MEYIWLAMGIAIAGYLIGDGLKNFKNPNSKNILDSLDESDDHELIKENEVHHFIGISKEDAKNMVSEHPNIPHIIINNKIYYPKAKLREWLMKIGN